The Dreissena polymorpha isolate Duluth1 chromosome 8, UMN_Dpol_1.0, whole genome shotgun sequence genome includes the window GCGTAGAATATAAACAATACCATAGGCATTTGAAGGTATAGTAAATATTGCCCCCAAAGGAGAGTGATTACTACCAAGGAAGAGGGAAGCAATATTTACTATACATTAATACATGTCTAGGATATTTGTTTTATCCTCTGGAACaaccatgtatttaaaaaaaacattagtattttttataagaaaattataaagttatcaacattgattttttacaaatgtttaactAAGGGGCTATCTATTATTCGCTTCAACGGAATTGTCAGAAAACTCGTGTTACTTTTTTAGCCCCAAGCAAGGGGTATAAAAAAAAGTATAGCCAAATCggaaaaaatcaaattcaaacgccacggtatgttcaaattatgcagcAATTGGTATATGAAAATTTAAAACGGGGAAAGTCATGCGAGGTATAATTAACATAAAACTTTCTTCCCAAGGAAAAAGTTTCTATGACGTTCGATAATCATGACTTATGCCCCTTTAACTTAAATATATGCACCTCGTTTTGGGATAATTCTGGAataatggggctttatgcatgtgcacaaagtgtcctcccagatttgcctgtggaTTCTAAGGCTCATCCAAGACGACAATTCCCGCTTTTAAAATGAGtttaagcgtaaagtgttgtatcagattagcctaagcacatgcattaaatgctATTTTCCTAGAGCTaggctaatatatacatgtatataattatcgtAAAGACTGGGCCATAACATTGGCATTTTTACATTCAGTGTGTGCCTTTCCAATATCCATTTTCTCCTTAATCTTGTCTGTGGTTTcctgaaacataaaaaaaaaacgatgaaTAGAAATTCAGTTTCTCTCCTTTCACTTTTATGGCACACAAGATGCATAATCAAACTACCAGCATAATTTAAAGCCAATCATACACTGATAGCGGGTTTcatatttttacattaaaaaaaataataataagggcTTCCACGAGAAAAAAAGTACAGGGATCTTCTGAAATGGGGCAGAGCAGTTAACAATGGGGCAGAGCAGTTAACAAGACTAGGGTAAATGTTTGAGACTGGTTAAATGTTCTAGGGTTAATATCAACTACACGTATATGTCAGGCAgtttaactttgtttattttcatatctTAATTATCATGATGAGCCGCTCTCTATaaaaggggcttaatgcttgtgtgtaaagtgttgtcccagggagtacactttctgcctagaatGGCTTTTTGTTCAGAAAAGAGttcctttaaataaaacattccataaaagtagAAAATGTCCCCCATGATAAGCCtgagctgactgcacaggctaatatctgactgcagaggctaatatcagacaacactttccacgcatgactgcacaggctaatatcggACAAGACTTTCAacgcatgactgcacaggctaatatctgactgcagaggctaatatcggacaacactttccacgcatgactgcacaggctaatatcggACAAGACTTTTAatgcatgactgcacaggctaatatctgactgcacaggctaatatctgACTGTGCAGGCATAAatcggacaacactttccacgcatgactgcacaggctaatatcggACAAGACTTTCAtcgcatgactgcacaggctaatatctgactgcgcaggctaatatcggacaacactttccacgcatgactgcacaggctaatatctgactgcacaggctaatatctgactgcgcaggctaatatcggacaacactttccacgcatgcatttaaccctgttttctcagacaGCAAATCATATTTAATCATTACCTTCTGTGAATCCAGCCAGCCCCATACAGCTGTTCTTACAGAGGAAATACCACTGCGCAACATGCCAATCTCCTCTGGTACCAGTTGAACCGATGCTGGCTTGGGCACTTGGTATATTGGTAACTGAAAAACATGTTACAATTGAGAATAACTTCAACCAATCAGAAAGTGAacaaaaaaaatgcttaaaaatcaaTTTTAGAAGTTGTTGTTTCGGAGAATAGAAAGGCTGTCTTGTGGCCTGCTGAATTATTATTGATTGCAAATAGCGCCAGTCTTACTTAAGCAACCAAGTGAATCATATCAATAAAATTGGATAGAGCACACTTGTTTTCTTTATAATTCACTCCTgtgaattaataaaatattgatcATCAACAATATCTATATAACAAACAatacaagaaaacaaaacaatgtcaCAAGCAAGTAACTGACTTTTATTGTCATACAAATCTATCTAGaaagaaacacacacaataaaaatacatgtgtAGTGCTTATattgaaaagaaacaaacaaacaaataatgccCTTAGaaccaaaattaaataatacaaaaaacaacaagttatttGTAGGAGAGTAAATAAAGATATAAGAACAACTAAAACTAATtaccaatattttaaaaagtttcatcAAGTTTCATTTCATCATATGTTCACTTCGTTATAGTCTTAGGGAAGATACAAATGTTCAAATACAGctctaaacaagagctgtctccattggatgacatacgcccccaaaaaacgctttgatagttaTGTAAACCAGCTAAATATCAGAACAAATTTTTGAAACCTTAATGCCGACCCTAACTTCAATGTCATGGCCACAGGTGTCAAGatttgtgtgcgtatagaaaggcccTGTCTAAATAAagatgcatactaaatatgaaggttacatcatGATGTTTGGTGACAATCAGATGACAATTACTAGAGTAATAGAGCGGAAAcgcaattttttttatcattcaaGAGCCATAACTCAGAAGTGTCTGCGTAAATTTGGCTCATTATTGAACTTAACTTAGGTTTAATTGCCttgcacattttcatgaagtgtggcaaagatcctatgacatatgcttgagttattgagcggaaatgagaaaaaacgcaattgttcgatgattcaagggccgtaactcaagaatGTCTTCGTCAATTTGGCCaattattgaacttgacctagatgttattgccttacacattttcatgaagtataGTGAAGATCTTATGACATTGGCAAGagtaattgagcggaaacgagaaaaaaattattttacgatgattcaagggccgtaactcaagagtgtctaggtcaatttggccgattattgaacttgacctagaagttattgccttacacattttcataaagttttgtgaagatctgatgacaattgcttgacttattgagcggacactaatccggacggacggactaacTAAGTAActgacggtgcgattttaatatgtccccagaacctatgttctggggacATAAAAACCTATTTAAACATATAAAGCCCCACTCTGGGAGAAAAGGGCATTAATGCACtgagaaaagtgtcatcccagattagcctgtgcagtccagagggctaatcaaggacaactaTATCCGCTTTAATGGAGATTTTGTTCGTTAAATACAAGTGATtgcttaacaaaaatccagttaaagcagaaagtgttgcacaaagtgttgtcacttattagcctttgcagacagcacaagcaaatctgggatgacactttatgcatatgtattaagcaACATTTTGCCAGAGTACGACTCATAATAAATAGGTAATACCCATGTTGCATAGTGCATACCTCTGATATTTTCACCATTTTTCCAGTGGTAGGCACTTGCTGCGTGTAGGATGCGTACAGAACAGCTGATGGGACGACGACAGCTGTGACTGCCCCTACCCTGCCTGCAGTCAGCTGCAAGATACATTATACTTagcagtgtgtttttttaatttaaatttgggtctggtaggagaacccattcccaatggaaaaaagtaaaaccatagtaaatgtaatattatttatatcactttTATTCTAAATCTTTAAgtacttaaacaacaaaaacactaatatccaaatttaagtaaaaacaacGTGATTTTTCCCCAATCTAAAGGGACTCT containing:
- the LOC127841596 gene encoding MICOS complex subunit MIC27-like isoform X2 encodes the protein MPILTAGRVGAVTAVVVPSAVLYASYTQQVPTTGKMVKISELPIYQVPKPASVQLVPEEIGMLRSGISSVRTAVWGWLDSQKETTDKIKEKMDIGKAHTEYTISKLKGDDGVNVPKISVVAASGLAGILLGYRSSVVKKLGISTFAILTAAALCYPNETVDLTKEIFNEVKTSITGATGSSEKKDDS
- the LOC127841596 gene encoding uncharacterized protein LOC127841596 isoform X3; this translates as MKGRLKALNCLCVDHSTVQLTAGRVGAVTAVVVPSAVLYASYTQQVPTTGKMVKISELPIYQVPKPASVQLVPEEIGMLRSGISSVRTAVWGWLDSQKETTDKIKEKMDIGKAHTEYTISKLKGDDGVNVPKISVVAASGLAGILLGYRTALCYPNETVDLTKEIFNEVKTSITGATGSSEKKDDS